The sequence below is a genomic window from Terriglobia bacterium.
GTCCCGACGATATGAAGCAAAAGGTCGTTGACTATATGCGAGGCATGCAGCGAACTCCTGAATTGATCTGTTCTTTCTTTCGGGCACCTGATACAAGATATGCTGCATAACGTCCGCTTACTTATGCACTGATTAGTAAAAGCGTTACAGGATTATTACCGATTCCAAGTCGTAGACCCGACTGGGAACAAGTCAATCAAAATCCGTTCGGGAAGTGGGCGGCTTGGGGCGGATGTTGTCCCATGCGCTACTTATAAAGTGTACCGAAACCATACTGTTGTCGCGCAAGGTATCACGTTTTTCACTCAGCGCGAAGGCCGACAGGTAATAAACTTTCCGAAACTGCACTATGACAACGGCGTCGCCAAGAATTCTCCCCTGCGGACGAATGGTCGGTACAAACCGACCATCCGCATATTCAAGAATGCGCGAACCTATCTTGCGGACCATGGAAAGGTGGCGAAAACCGTTGCGCCCTCCTATTTTCTTGAGGGCTTTATGTATAACGCGCCCGATAACCTATTCGCTCAGAGTTACGGATATACATTTTGTAGTGTTTTTAATTGGCTGAACAATGCAAACCTGGCAACGCTTATTTGTCAGAACGGACAACTGCCGCTGTTCGGAACCACGCCCGAACAGTGGACGGAACAACAGGCGCGCGCGCTACTTCAAGAACTAAAGAATTTGTGGAATAACTGGTACTAAGAAACTATGCATCCCTACGGAACCGATTCACCTGAACGACGATATGTTCCCCTCCTCTTGGCAGGTCTTGCCATAGCCGCTGCTTTGGCGCTCTTTTCCCTACTGGATGCCCTTTCAATTCGACTTCCTTGGTGGATCGGTCCCCCGTCCACAATGGCGTTCTATGGAATGTTTTATGGTCTCTTTGAGAAGAAATTATGGCGAGTAGACGTGCTTCACACACTCGGTCTGGTCAAGATCCCGATCCTGGATGGAGCATGGAAGGGGACGATAACGACCTCATTCGACGAGCACGCAGCTACACATGATGTGGAGGTTGAAATTTCGCAGACCTGGACGCGGATCGGAGTGAAATTGCGCGGCAGAGATTCCAAATCACACACGCTGGCAGCGACACTGCTCGTGGACAGTCCGGAGGGGGTTAGATTTAGCTATGAGTACCGGAATGAGCCGCTTTCGCATGCCGTGGGAAGCATGCAAATTCACAACGGCACCGCGCGGCTAACGCTCACAAATACAGGTCGACTCGAAGGTGAGTACTATTCCGGTCGAGGTCGTCAGAACTTCGCCTCTATTCGGCTCGAAAGAAAACGCCCCGGATTGATGGCTTAATTACTTCCGCGCCTTCGCCGGAGAAGTATGACTTGGCGATCTGCCATATGGAGCATGCATTCGTATGCCCCCACGCCATCTAATCAATGAAGACGGAACGCCGTTTGATGATGCTGAACTGCGGTCGGTCCGTCAACAACTTGACCGACTCGATGAAGATGAGCGTAAACAATATCGGAACCAAAACGCGGCCGAGGTCGCCGGCCATTCAGCACACAAAATGCTGATCGTCTCTGGGCCGGGAACAGGAAAAAGCCATCTTTTCCTCGATCGAATTGACCATTGGTTCCAACAAGAACCTGACGCCCGCATCCTTGTGTTTAGCTTTGTCAGAAAGTTAGTGGCCGATTTGCAGAGTGATATTGACAATGATGAGCAACTAACCGACGACCAGAAAAGGCAAACCACCGTATCTACGCTCCACAGGATCGCGCGTGGAATTGTCGAGAGAAATCACGGGACCTCAAAATGGTCATTTGCGCCGCATTTCAGAATCATCGGCCAATCGTGGAAGGACATTGTTTGGGCTGACGTTCTGGCTTTTCATCCTGATCTCGAAGCAACTGAATACACATGGAGGAGCTTTGAGCGGCAATTGCATGATGTCAACTTTGATCCGGCAACGGAATGGCGAAGATTAAAGCAAACATACTGGACACTTTGTCAATTTTACAACGCCGCAGGATTCGCAGATCTCATCATACGGGCACGCGTTGCATTGGAAGAAAACCCGGCGCTCAATGAGAACGACTTTTTTATCATTGATGAGTACCAGGACTTCAACAGAGCCGAAGCGGCGTTTATCGAAACGCTAGCTGGCGGAGCTGAAGGGGTGCTTGTCGCAGGGGATGATGATCAGGTGCTTTATGAAAACTTAAAGAGCGGAGATGCAGGGCTTATACGGAGTCACTACAACGATCAAGATTTTGTCAACGCGATGCTACCTTTTTGCGGACGCTGCAGCTACCATATCACGAAATCCGCAGCGCACTTTATTCAGCAGCACGAGGATGCCGATTCCATCAAAAAGATCTTCTTGCCGATAGAAACGGGCCAGGGCAACCCCAACATCCAGGTTATCGCCTGTGCCACTCCTGCGACAGCAGTCGATTACGTGGAGCAGTTTGTCGAAGAGCACCAAGACAAACTGAACGAGCGCAGAGACAAGCTTGTCTCCGGCGATGAGAAAGATGCTTTCCTGCTTATTTTGACCCCGGCCAAAGAGCTAAGGTTCTTCCGAGATTCCGGGAGGAAGTTGTTCGAACTCGTGGCGCAATATCGGACTGAGCCGCGCTCATTTTCTGAAGATTACTACAAGTTGCTGAATTACTATTCGTTGGCGCGTTACCGTCGAAACAATTTCACTTTCCGCAAGGTGCTATTCTACGAGGGGATCTCCGTTCTACAGGTTCACGAGCACATAGATGAAGCTATTCAGAATGGCCAAAACCTCTGTGAGCTTGCTCATGAGGAAATCAACGAACTTTTAGAAAAGTGCGATATGATCAGGGCCATCGTCGAGGATAATATCCCCCTGGATTCCAAGATCGAAAAGCTCTCGCGATACTTACAGTTCGGTGATACGGCCCAGCTCAAACTGGATTTGGAAACACAAAAAAGTAATGACGAGATGGGCGAGGCACTGGATCATCAAGAGGAGGAAGAAGCCGAGCTTGA
It includes:
- a CDS encoding UvrD-helicase domain-containing protein, whose translation is MPPRHLINEDGTPFDDAELRSVRQQLDRLDEDERKQYRNQNAAEVAGHSAHKMLIVSGPGTGKSHLFLDRIDHWFQQEPDARILVFSFVRKLVADLQSDIDNDEQLTDDQKRQTTVSTLHRIARGIVERNHGTSKWSFAPHFRIIGQSWKDIVWADVLAFHPDLEATEYTWRSFERQLHDVNFDPATEWRRLKQTYWTLCQFYNAAGFADLIIRARVALEENPALNENDFFIIDEYQDFNRAEAAFIETLAGGAEGVLVAGDDDQVLYENLKSGDAGLIRSHYNDQDFVNAMLPFCGRCSYHITKSAAHFIQQHEDADSIKKIFLPIETGQGNPNIQVIACATPATAVDYVEQFVEEHQDKLNERRDKLVSGDEKDAFLLILTPAKELRFFRDSGRKLFELVAQYRTEPRSFSEDYYKLLNYYSLARYRRNNFTFRKVLFYEGISVLQVHEHIDEAIQNGQNLCELAHEEINELLEKCDMIRAIVEDNIPLDSKIEKLSRYLQFGDTAQLKLDLETQKSNDEMGEALDHQEEEEAELEEIEVKKMSAVELISIVGAKGLSADHVILVGFDDVNMRRTTKNAFYVALTRARKSLHLLTSLQSGGSSSAHAFLGHLPDAHLQFFSYKKGDHLKTARSRGGFTAYLARCANKVRGR